The Candidatus Margulisiibacteriota bacterium region GGCGCTGATCGAAGGCGTCATGATGAAAGGCGGTCAGGCTCTGGGTTATGCTGTTTACGCGCCGCACGGCCGCCTGGTCGTCGAGCGCCAGGAGTACACGCCCTGGAAAAAGAAATTTCCCTTTTTGGGCTGGATTTTCCTGCGCGGTTTTTTCAATCTTATTGAGATGTTGAGCATCGGCGTCAAGGCGCTGGATTTTTCTCTGCGTATAGCCCTGCCGGAAGAGCAGGCCAAACAGTCTAAATACGAAATGCCGGTCTCGCTGGCGGTCTCACTTTTACTGACTTTCGGCCTCTTTGTTTTTTTGCCGGCCTTTTTTTTCTCGCGCCTGCAAAATGTTTTTAGCAGCGTGCTGCTTTTAAACCTGCTGGAAGGCGCGGCGCGTATTTTGATTTTTATTATTTTTTTGCTGGCTGTCGGTTTTTCACGGGACATGATCCGCGTTTTCGGTTTTCATGGCGCAGAGCACAAGGCTGTGCATGCTTACGAAGCTGGCGAAGAATTAACAGTGGAAAATGTGCAAAAATATTCCACGCTACATCCGCGCTGCGGCACTTCGTTTTTGCTCGTGGTGTTTGTTGTTTCGATTTTGGTCCTGGCGCTTTTTGGCCGCACGGCGCTGTTTTCCCGTCTGCTGCTCAAGCTGCTCATGTTGCCGGTCGTGGCCGGTTTGAGTTATGAGCTAGTGCGTTTGGTCTGCCGCCTGCCGGGGTTTTTGACGAATATCATCTTGGGGCCGGGCTTGCTTTTGCAGTATCTGACCACGCGCCAGCCGGATGCACAAATGGTCGAGGCGGCGATCGCGGCGCTGGAAGCCGCCAAAGGCATAGAAGGATAGAAAGAAGAGTCTAATGCTGGGCAAAATCGAAGAGATCGTCAAACGTTACCGCGACAACGAGCTGGCTTTGTATGACCCGCAGGTGACCGCGGATCTGAAGCGTTACCGCGAGCTGATGCGCGCTCAGGCGGAGATGAAAGAGCTTGTCGAGAAATATCAGGAATACAAAAAAGTTAAGCAGGCCGCCGCGGACGCTAAAACCCTGCTGGCTGACCCGGCCGGGGATAAAGAGCTGCGCGAGCTGGCGGAAACTGAATGGAAAACGAACAGCGCAGCGGCGGTCGCGCTGGAAGAAGAGTTAAAATTTCTTCTGGCGCCCAAAGACCCCGATGACAATAAAAATGCGATTTTGGAAATACGTCAG contains the following coding sequences:
- a CDS encoding DUF1385 domain-containing protein, which translates into the protein MSGKNKELLGGQALIEGVMMKGGQALGYAVYAPHGRLVVERQEYTPWKKKFPFLGWIFLRGFFNLIEMLSIGVKALDFSLRIALPEEQAKQSKYEMPVSLAVSLLLTFGLFVFLPAFFFSRLQNVFSSVLLLNLLEGAARILIFIIFLLAVGFSRDMIRVFGFHGAEHKAVHAYEAGEELTVENVQKYSTLHPRCGTSFLLVVFVVSILVLALFGRTALFSRLLLKLLMLPVVAGLSYELVRLVCRLPGFLTNIILGPGLLLQYLTTRQPDAQMVEAAIAALEAAKGIEG